The Leguminivora glycinivorella isolate SPB_JAAS2020 chromosome 17, LegGlyc_1.1, whole genome shotgun sequence genome has a window encoding:
- the LOC125235336 gene encoding indole-3-acetaldehyde oxidase-like isoform X4, which produces MFSVNFCLVLVFSCHGWEITTIEGVGNRLTGYSDVQKRIAAFNGSQCGYCTPGWVMHMTSLQDKHLTMAELERSFGSNTCRCTGFRPILDAMKSFAIDASADLCQKVNDIEDLKICSKTNSICERRCSGFSEGSDWSVISDHMELEKKKIEKIISFTFGNQKFFKIFDEDDVFDLLNKYGVDSYMFVDGNTGKGTVETFEYPRILIDISAVKSLKKYEFDQNLILGANMALEDCITLFKETAKSQTEFSYLAEFVKHLELVAHIPVRKIGSLAGNLMLKHENPAYQSDVFLLLEAVGAVVVIKRSNGNKKSLSLLDFLKYDMRGVLMVAIELPPLSSKHVFRSYKIMPRNQNALAIVNAAFLFKINPKTKVIEDAVICYGNISPTFVHAKGTEAFLKGKMVFNNVTLQAAIKILSKEIVPKYDPAQPSSDFRKKLAIGLFYKVILNICPPNALNPRYRSGATLVQRPLSHGNQEFQTDSSLYPLNQPVTKLEAVIQAAGEAKYANDIPPMPREVFGAFVQSTVHSGELVSVDSRDVLDIEGVIAVYTAKDIPGVNSFTVPGFQLLDEEEEIIASKNILFYGQPVAIVIATSEELAVKVAKNVKVTYKNVPSSAPVLTIDQAKKDSKRYVPNDSAAIKPKGKGDDVKKVIKGVYEIEGQYHYYMEPVTCVVVPVDQGLEVYDSTQWMDLTQRAISRCLNINESDVHLKVRRIGGGFGGKISRNVRASTACALAAKLLNTPCRFIVPLQTNLATAGGRLPCQCEYEVGVNDDGKIQYLNATIVEDNGCSNNETVLSYATSGFTNCYVPDYFDVKMAAVTTDTPSNTFARAPGTSEGMACVEHIMEHIAFAVQKDPTDVRIANMRTDDNDLPTLIEMWKKETDYEKRLQSIQEFNKANRWMKKAIKINIMSFPVEYYGNYSAMISIYRGDGTVTVTTGGVEMGQGVNTKVAQVVAYKLGIPLEMVTVLPNYSFTAANNVFSGSSIVSECVCYSALKSCDTLIERLQPLREKMSSPSWSALIKQAGDDQIDLTATYMMTDKESDLTAYSAFAVAILEVQLDVLTARYEILRCDILEDVGLSVNPTIDISQVEGAYVQGLGYFTTEKLIRDPQTGRLLSNRSLTYHVPLALDIPADFRVKLRFNSKNTTGVLGSKAVGEMGICTAHGITHVLRQCIHESRRDSKYDTTNWINIDVPYDAESIMKALDVQLEEFLIT; this is translated from the exons ATGTTCTCTGTAAACTTC TGTTTGGTGCTGGTATTTTCCTGCCACGGCTGGGAGATCACGACGATCGAAGGCGTGGGTAACCGGCTCACCGGCTACAGTGACGTGCAGAAACGCATCGCAGCTTTTAATGGAAGCCAGTGCGGCTACTGTACGCCGGGATGGGTCATGCATATGACTAG TCTGCAGGACAAGCACCTAACGATGGCAGAACTGGAGCGGTCCTTCGGCTCCAACACCTGCCGCTGTACTGGCTTCAGACCCATCCTGGATGCCATGAAGTCCTTTGCTATAGACGCCAGCGCGGACCTCTGCCAGAAG GTGAACGACATCGAAGATCTCAAGATTTGCAGCAAAACCAACTCCATCTGTGAACGCCGCTGCTCCGGATTCAGCGAGGGCAGTGACTGGAGCGTCATCAGCGACCACATGGAGTTAGAAAAGAAGAAGATCGAGAAAATAATCTCTTTCACTTTTGGGAACCAgaagtttttcaaaatttttgacGAGGACGACGTGTTTGATCTGCTGAACAAGTATGGCGTGGATTCGTATATGTTTGTGGATGGTAATACCGGGAAAG gaacGGTTGAGACATTCGAATATCCCCGAATCTTAATAGACATCAGTGCAGTAAAGAGTCTGAAAAAGTACGAATTTGACCAGAATTTGATACTTGGCGCTAACATGGCACTGGAAGATTGCATAACTCTATTTAAAGAAACCGCAAAGTCTCAAACTGAATTTTCGTATTTGGCTGAATTTGTAAAACATTTAGAGCTTGTAGCACACATTCCCGTTCGAAAG ATTGGTTCCTTGGCCGGTAATTTGATGTTGAAGCACGAGAACCCTGCATATCAGTCCGACGTGTTTCTGCTTTTGGAAGCGGTTGGAGCTGTCGTGGTCATCA AGCGGAGTAACGGGAATAAGAAAAGTCTTTCGCTGTTAGATTTTTTGAAGTACGACATGCGGGGTGTGCTTATGGTGGCCATAGAACTGCCTCCATTGAGCAGCAAACATGTGTTTAGAAGCTATAAG ATAATGCCCCGAAACCAAAACGCCTTAGCCATCGTCAACGCAGCGTTTCTCTTCAAAATCAACCCCAAAACGAAGGTCATCGAAGATGCCGTCATCTGCTATGGAAATATTTCTCCCACATTCGTGCATGCAAAAGGCACTGAGGCGTTTTTAAAAGGGAAAATGGTGTTCAACAATGTGACCTTGCAGGCTGCCATCAAGATTTTGAGCAAAGAAATCGTGCCTAAATATGATCCGGCACAACCTTCTAGTGATTTTAGGAAGAAGCTGGCCATTGGTTTGTTTTACAAG GTGATCTTAAATATCTGCCCGCCCAACGCGCTCAACCCTCGCTACCGCTCAGGCGCCACCCTTGTCCAGCGGCCTTTATCCCACGGCAACCAGGAGTTTCAGACTGACTCCTCACTGTACCCGCTCAACCAG ccCGTGACTAAGCTCGAGGCCGTGATCCAGGCGGCAGGCGAGGCCAAATACGCCAACGACATCCCGCCCATGCCGAGGGAGGTGTTCGGGGCCTTCGTACAATCCACTGTGCACTCGGGGGAACTCGTGTCGGTTGACAGTCGTGATGTCTTG GATATAGAAGGAGTTATAGCAGTGTACACCGCCAAAGATATTCCTGGCGTAAATTCCTTCACCGTACCAGGGTTCCAACTGCTAGATGAGGAAGAAGAAATAATCGCCAGCAAAAACATCTTATTCTACGGCCAACCCGTGGCGATCGTCATTGCCACCTCAGAAGAATTAGCTGTTAAAGTCGCCAAGAATGTAAAAGTGACTTATAAAAATGTTCCATCATCAGCTCCCGTGCTAACTATAGACCAGGCAAAGAAGGATAGTAAGAGATACGTCCCAAACGACTCAGCCGCTATTAAGCCTAAAGGGAAAGGGGATGATGTGAAGAAGGTGATAAAGGGCGTATATGAGATAGAGGGGCAGTACCACTATTACATGGAGCCGGTGACGTGTGTTGTGGTTCCGGTGGACCAGGGGCTGGAGGTGTATGACTCGACGCAGTGGATGGACCTCACGCAGAGGGCTATATCGCGATGCTTGAATATTAATGAGAGCGA TGTCCATCTGAAAGTCCGTCGTATCGGCGGTGGCTTCGGCGGTAAGATCAGCCGCAATGTCCGCGCGTCAACAGCTTGTGCGCTAGCCGCCAAACTGCTCAACACACCCTGCCGATTCATAGTGCCGCTGCAGACCAATCTGGCCACGGCTGGCGGGCGACTGCCCTGCCAGTGCGAATACGAG GTGGGCGTAAATGATGATGGCAAGATTCAGTACTTGAATGCAACAATCGTCGAGGACAATGGTTGTTCCAACAACGAGACTGTCCTATCTTACGCTACTTCGGGCTTTACTAACTGCTATGTGCCCGACTACTTTGACGTCAAGATGGCCGCTGTCACGACGGATACACCGTCTAATACTTTTGCGAGAGCACCag gCACTTCCGAGGGCATGGCCTGCGTTGAACACATCATGGAACATATCGCCTTCGCAGTCCAGAAGGACCCGACCGACGTGCGCATCGCCAACATGCGTACCGATGACAATGACCTCCCCACGCTCATTGAGATGTGGAAGAAGGAAACCGACTACGAAAAACGCCTACAAAGCATCCAGGAGTTCAACAAAGCTAATCGCTGGATGAAAAAAGCCATTAAAATCAATATAATGAGTTTCCCAGTAGAATATTATGGGAATTATTCGGCCATGATATCGATTTATCGAGGAGATGGCACGGTGACTGTGACCACGGGGGGAGTTGAAATGGGCCAAGGCGTCAACACCAAAGTTGCCCAGGTTGTCGCTTACAAACTAGGAATACCGCTGGAGATGGTTACCGTCCTCCCGAATTATTCATTCACGGCTGCAAATAATGTATTTTCTGGTTCTAGTATTGTCAGTGAGTGCGTTTGTTACTCTGCTCTCAAATCATGTGATACTCTGATTGAGAGACTGCAGCCTCTTCGGGAAAAAATGTCGAGCCCATCTTGGAGTGCGTTGATCAAGCAGGCTGGGGATGATCAGATCGATTTGACAGCGACCTACATGATGACTGACAAGGAAAGCGACTTGACTGCGTACAGTGCGTTTGCTGTGGCCATTTTGGAAGTTCAGTTGGACGTCTTGACAGCTAGATATGAGATCTTGCGCTGCGATATATTAGAAGATGTCGGATTGAGCGTGAATCCAACTATTGATATTTCACAG GTGGAAGGCGCTTACGTTCAAGGCCTAGGTTACTTCACTACGGAAAAACTAATTCGAGATCCGCAGACCGGTCGGCTGCTCAGCAACCGTTCCCTCACCTATCACGTGCCTCTGGCCCTGGACATACCTGCAGACTTCAGGGTTAAACTGAGGTTCAACTCCAAGAACACAACCGGAGTATTAGGCTCTAAAG CGGTAGGGGAGATGGGAATTTGCACGGCGCATGGCATCACGCACGTGCTGAGGCAGTGCATTCACGAATCCAGAAGAGACTCAAAATACGATACCACGAACTGGATCAATATTG ATGTTCCATACGACGCGGAGTCAATTATGAAAGCTCTAGATGTCCAGCTGGAAGAATTTCTTATTACATAA
- the LOC125235336 gene encoding aldehyde oxidase 4-like isoform X3: protein MLYKNQRATKHLEWMDESTPRDTTLNAYLRYTLALPGTKAMCHEGGCGACIVSVRARRASGATETFSVNSCLVLVFSCHGWEITTIEGVGNRLTGYSDVQKRIAAFNGSQCGYCTPGWVMHMTSLQDKHLTMAELERSFGSNTCRCTGFRPILDAMKSFAIDASADLCQKVNDIEDLKICSKTNSICERRCSGFSEGSDWSVISDHMELEKKKIEKIISFTFGNQKFFKIFDEDDVFDLLNKYGVDSYMFVDGNTGKGTVETFEYPRILIDISAVKSLKKYEFDQNLILGANMALEDCITLFKETAKSQTEFSYLAEFVKHLELVAHIPVRKIGSLAGNLMLKHENPAYQSDVFLLLEAVGAVVVIKRSNGNKKSLSLLDFLKYDMRGVLMVAIELPPLSSKHVFRSYKIMPRNQNALAIVNAAFLFKINPKTKVIEDAVICYGNISPTFVHAKGTEAFLKGKMVFNNVTLQAAIKILSKEIVPKYDPAQPSSDFRKKLAIGLFYKVILNICPPNALNPRYRSGATLVQRPLSHGNQEFQTDSSLYPLNQPVTKLEAVIQAAGEAKYANDIPPMPREVFGAFVQSTVHSGELVSVDSRDVLDIEGVIAVYTAKDIPGVNSFTVPGFQLLDEEEEIIASKNILFYGQPVAIVIATSEELAVKVAKNVKVTYKNVPSSAPVLTIDQAKKDSKRYVPNDSAAIKPKGKGDDVKKVIKGVYEIEGQYHYYMEPVTCVVVPVDQGLEVYDSTQWMDLTQRAISRCLNINESDVHLKVRRIGGGFGGKISRNVRASTACALAAKLLNTPCRFIVPLQTNLATAGGRLPCQCEYEVGVNDDGKIQYLNATIVEDNGCSNNETVLSYATSGFTNCYVPDYFDVKMAAVTTDTPSNTFARAPGTSEGMACVEHIMEHIAFAVQKDPTDVRIANMRTDDNDLPTLIEMWKKETDYEKRLQSIQEFNKANRWMKKAIKINIMSFPVEYYGNYSAMISIYRGDGTVTVTTGGVEMGQGVNTKVAQVVAYKLGIPLEMVTVLPNYSFTAANNVFSGSSIVSECVCYSALKSCDTLIERLQPLREKMSSPSWSALIKQAGDDQIDLTATYMMTDKESDLTAYSAFAVAILEVQLDVLTARYEILRCDILEDVGLSVNPTIDISQVEGAYVQGLGYFTTEKLIRDPQTGRLLSNRSLTYHVPLALDIPADFRVKLRFNSKNTTGVLGSKAVGEMGICTAHGITHVLRQCIHESRRDSKYDTTNWINIDVPYDAESIMKALDVQLEEFLIT from the exons TGGACGAGTCGACGCCGCGCGACACTACCCTGAACGCGTACCTGCGCTACACGCTAGCGCTGCCGGGCACTAAGGCTATGTGCCATGAAGGCGGTTGCGGAGCATGCATTGTGTCTGTGCGCGCTCGGCGCGCTTCGGGCGCTACGGAGACGTTTTCTGTCAACTCC TGTTTGGTGCTGGTATTTTCCTGCCACGGCTGGGAGATCACGACGATCGAAGGCGTGGGTAACCGGCTCACCGGCTACAGTGACGTGCAGAAACGCATCGCAGCTTTTAATGGAAGCCAGTGCGGCTACTGTACGCCGGGATGGGTCATGCATATGACTAG TCTGCAGGACAAGCACCTAACGATGGCAGAACTGGAGCGGTCCTTCGGCTCCAACACCTGCCGCTGTACTGGCTTCAGACCCATCCTGGATGCCATGAAGTCCTTTGCTATAGACGCCAGCGCGGACCTCTGCCAGAAG GTGAACGACATCGAAGATCTCAAGATTTGCAGCAAAACCAACTCCATCTGTGAACGCCGCTGCTCCGGATTCAGCGAGGGCAGTGACTGGAGCGTCATCAGCGACCACATGGAGTTAGAAAAGAAGAAGATCGAGAAAATAATCTCTTTCACTTTTGGGAACCAgaagtttttcaaaatttttgacGAGGACGACGTGTTTGATCTGCTGAACAAGTATGGCGTGGATTCGTATATGTTTGTGGATGGTAATACCGGGAAAG gaacGGTTGAGACATTCGAATATCCCCGAATCTTAATAGACATCAGTGCAGTAAAGAGTCTGAAAAAGTACGAATTTGACCAGAATTTGATACTTGGCGCTAACATGGCACTGGAAGATTGCATAACTCTATTTAAAGAAACCGCAAAGTCTCAAACTGAATTTTCGTATTTGGCTGAATTTGTAAAACATTTAGAGCTTGTAGCACACATTCCCGTTCGAAAG ATTGGTTCCTTGGCCGGTAATTTGATGTTGAAGCACGAGAACCCTGCATATCAGTCCGACGTGTTTCTGCTTTTGGAAGCGGTTGGAGCTGTCGTGGTCATCA AGCGGAGTAACGGGAATAAGAAAAGTCTTTCGCTGTTAGATTTTTTGAAGTACGACATGCGGGGTGTGCTTATGGTGGCCATAGAACTGCCTCCATTGAGCAGCAAACATGTGTTTAGAAGCTATAAG ATAATGCCCCGAAACCAAAACGCCTTAGCCATCGTCAACGCAGCGTTTCTCTTCAAAATCAACCCCAAAACGAAGGTCATCGAAGATGCCGTCATCTGCTATGGAAATATTTCTCCCACATTCGTGCATGCAAAAGGCACTGAGGCGTTTTTAAAAGGGAAAATGGTGTTCAACAATGTGACCTTGCAGGCTGCCATCAAGATTTTGAGCAAAGAAATCGTGCCTAAATATGATCCGGCACAACCTTCTAGTGATTTTAGGAAGAAGCTGGCCATTGGTTTGTTTTACAAG GTGATCTTAAATATCTGCCCGCCCAACGCGCTCAACCCTCGCTACCGCTCAGGCGCCACCCTTGTCCAGCGGCCTTTATCCCACGGCAACCAGGAGTTTCAGACTGACTCCTCACTGTACCCGCTCAACCAG ccCGTGACTAAGCTCGAGGCCGTGATCCAGGCGGCAGGCGAGGCCAAATACGCCAACGACATCCCGCCCATGCCGAGGGAGGTGTTCGGGGCCTTCGTACAATCCACTGTGCACTCGGGGGAACTCGTGTCGGTTGACAGTCGTGATGTCTTG GATATAGAAGGAGTTATAGCAGTGTACACCGCCAAAGATATTCCTGGCGTAAATTCCTTCACCGTACCAGGGTTCCAACTGCTAGATGAGGAAGAAGAAATAATCGCCAGCAAAAACATCTTATTCTACGGCCAACCCGTGGCGATCGTCATTGCCACCTCAGAAGAATTAGCTGTTAAAGTCGCCAAGAATGTAAAAGTGACTTATAAAAATGTTCCATCATCAGCTCCCGTGCTAACTATAGACCAGGCAAAGAAGGATAGTAAGAGATACGTCCCAAACGACTCAGCCGCTATTAAGCCTAAAGGGAAAGGGGATGATGTGAAGAAGGTGATAAAGGGCGTATATGAGATAGAGGGGCAGTACCACTATTACATGGAGCCGGTGACGTGTGTTGTGGTTCCGGTGGACCAGGGGCTGGAGGTGTATGACTCGACGCAGTGGATGGACCTCACGCAGAGGGCTATATCGCGATGCTTGAATATTAATGAGAGCGA TGTCCATCTGAAAGTCCGTCGTATCGGCGGTGGCTTCGGCGGTAAGATCAGCCGCAATGTCCGCGCGTCAACAGCTTGTGCGCTAGCCGCCAAACTGCTCAACACACCCTGCCGATTCATAGTGCCGCTGCAGACCAATCTGGCCACGGCTGGCGGGCGACTGCCCTGCCAGTGCGAATACGAG GTGGGCGTAAATGATGATGGCAAGATTCAGTACTTGAATGCAACAATCGTCGAGGACAATGGTTGTTCCAACAACGAGACTGTCCTATCTTACGCTACTTCGGGCTTTACTAACTGCTATGTGCCCGACTACTTTGACGTCAAGATGGCCGCTGTCACGACGGATACACCGTCTAATACTTTTGCGAGAGCACCag gCACTTCCGAGGGCATGGCCTGCGTTGAACACATCATGGAACATATCGCCTTCGCAGTCCAGAAGGACCCGACCGACGTGCGCATCGCCAACATGCGTACCGATGACAATGACCTCCCCACGCTCATTGAGATGTGGAAGAAGGAAACCGACTACGAAAAACGCCTACAAAGCATCCAGGAGTTCAACAAAGCTAATCGCTGGATGAAAAAAGCCATTAAAATCAATATAATGAGTTTCCCAGTAGAATATTATGGGAATTATTCGGCCATGATATCGATTTATCGAGGAGATGGCACGGTGACTGTGACCACGGGGGGAGTTGAAATGGGCCAAGGCGTCAACACCAAAGTTGCCCAGGTTGTCGCTTACAAACTAGGAATACCGCTGGAGATGGTTACCGTCCTCCCGAATTATTCATTCACGGCTGCAAATAATGTATTTTCTGGTTCTAGTATTGTCAGTGAGTGCGTTTGTTACTCTGCTCTCAAATCATGTGATACTCTGATTGAGAGACTGCAGCCTCTTCGGGAAAAAATGTCGAGCCCATCTTGGAGTGCGTTGATCAAGCAGGCTGGGGATGATCAGATCGATTTGACAGCGACCTACATGATGACTGACAAGGAAAGCGACTTGACTGCGTACAGTGCGTTTGCTGTGGCCATTTTGGAAGTTCAGTTGGACGTCTTGACAGCTAGATATGAGATCTTGCGCTGCGATATATTAGAAGATGTCGGATTGAGCGTGAATCCAACTATTGATATTTCACAG GTGGAAGGCGCTTACGTTCAAGGCCTAGGTTACTTCACTACGGAAAAACTAATTCGAGATCCGCAGACCGGTCGGCTGCTCAGCAACCGTTCCCTCACCTATCACGTGCCTCTGGCCCTGGACATACCTGCAGACTTCAGGGTTAAACTGAGGTTCAACTCCAAGAACACAACCGGAGTATTAGGCTCTAAAG CGGTAGGGGAGATGGGAATTTGCACGGCGCATGGCATCACGCACGTGCTGAGGCAGTGCATTCACGAATCCAGAAGAGACTCAAAATACGATACCACGAACTGGATCAATATTG ATGTTCCATACGACGCGGAGTCAATTATGAAAGCTCTAGATGTCCAGCTGGAAGAATTTCTTATTACATAA